The Candidatus Limnocylindrales bacterium region GGATTCCGTTTTCGGAAAGAAAACGCGCGAGACGGTCGGCGCGATGCTTGGTGCGCGTGAACGCGAGCGCATCCTGGACCATGTCGCGTTTCAGCAGCTCGATGAGCAGCGACGACTTGCGCGACGAGCACACCGGGTAGACGTGCTGCGTGACGCTCTCGGCCGGCGCCGACTTGCGCTCGGTTCCGATGCGCGCCGGCTCGCGAAGCATCTGGCCCGCGAGCTTGGCGATTTCCTGCGGAACGGTCGCACTGAAGAACAGCGTCTGCCGCTCGCGCGGAATGCCCGTGAGGATCCGGCGCACGTCCGGCAGGAAGCCCATGTCGAGCATGCGGTCGGCTTCGTCGAGCACGAGGATCTCGACGCCGTCGAGACGCGCATGGCCCGCGCGAAGATGATCGAGAAGCCGTCCCGGAGTCGCGATCAGCACGTCCACGCCGGAGCGCAGCGCGAGCCGCTGCGGCTGCATCGAAACGCCGCCGACCACGACCGCCGCGCGGATCGGAGTGCCCTGCGCGAAGATCTTCGCTTCGTCGAGGATCTGCGCGGCGAGCTCGCGCGTCGGTGCGAGCACCAGCGCACGGGTTCCCTGGCGGCGCGGATTCGCGATCAGGTGATTGAGGATCG contains the following coding sequences:
- a CDS encoding DEAD/DEAH box helicase — its product is MTFTSLGLHPSLLRAIDARGYQSPTPIQNDAIAAALTGRDVLGCAATGSGKTAAFLLPILNHLIANPRRQGTRALVLAPTRELAAQILDEAKIFAQGTPIRAAVVVGGVSMQPQRLALRSGVDVLIATPGRLLDHLRAGHARLDGVEILVLDEADRMLDMGFLPDVRRILTGIPRERQTLFFSATVPQEIAKLAGQMLREPARIGTERKSAPAESVTQHVYPVCSSRKSSLLIELLKRDMVQDALAFTRTKHRADRLARFLSENGIRADRIHGNRSQGQRTAALDAFKSGKIRVLVATDIAARGIDVDSLGHVVNYDLPMRSEDYIHRVGRTGRASAKGEALTFVSPEDEGDMRQIERDLGKGAIERRKLEGFDYTARIEPASARPMRSAPARPATPGRARSTRSFGGARPQRRA